One part of the Peromyscus leucopus breed LL Stock chromosome 19, UCI_PerLeu_2.1, whole genome shotgun sequence genome encodes these proteins:
- the Wnt8a gene encoding protein Wnt-8a yields the protein MGRAMGNLLMLWVAAAGMCCTTPSASAWSVSNFLVTGPKAYLTYATSVALGAQTGIEECKFQFAWERWNCPEHAFQFSTHGRLRGATRESSFIHAIRSAGVMYTITKNCSMGDFENCGCDGSKNGKTGGHGWIWGGCSDNVEFGEKISRLFVDSLEKGKDARALMNLHNSRAGRLAVRASMKRTCKCHGISGSCSIQTCWLQLADFREMGDYLKAKYDRALKIELDKRRLRAGNRAEGRWAPTETFLPSAEAELVFLEDSPDYCTHNASLGIYGTEGRECLQDARNASRREQRSCARLCTECGLQVEERRTEAMSSCDCSFKWCCTVKCSQCRRTVNRYYCTRPAGSVRPRGRGKSSAW from the exons ATGGGCAGGGCCATGGGAAACTTGCTTATGCTGTGGGTGGCTGCTGCGGGCATGTGCTGTACCACCCCCAGTGCCTCTGCCTG GTCAGTGAGCAATTTCCTGGTAACAGGTCCCAAG GCCTATCTGACCTACGCCACCAGCGTGGCCTTGGGCGCTCAGACTGGCATCGAAGAGTGTAAGTTCCAGTTTGCTTGGGAACGATGGAACTGCCCGGAGCATGCTTTCCAGTTCTCCACCCACGGCAGGCTGAGAGGTG CTACTAGAGAATCATCCTTCATTCACGCTATCCGCTCTGCTGGAGTCATGTACACCATCACCAAGAACTGTAGCATGGGTGACTTTGAAAACTGCGGTTGTGATGGgtcaaaaaatggaaaaacag GTGGCCATGGCTGGATCTGGGGAGGCTGCAGCGACAATGTGGAATTTGGGGAAAAGATCTCCAGACTCTTCGTGGACAgcctggagaaagggaaggatgCCAGAGCCCTGATGAATCTACATaacagcagggctggcaggctg gcaGTGAGGGCCTCCATGAAAAGGACCTGCAAATGTCACGGCATCTCAGGAAGCTGTAGCATCCAGACATGCTGGCTGCAGCTGGCTGACTTCCGGGAGATGGGAGACTACCTAAAGGCCAAGTATGACCGCGCGCTGAAAATTGAGCTGGATAAGCGCCGACTAAGGGCTGGCAACCGAGCCGAGGGCCGCTGGGCTCCCACAGAGACCTTCCTTCCCAGCGCAGAGGCTGAGCTGGTCTTCTTAGAGGACTCTCCTGACTACTGCACCCAcaatgccagcctgggcatcTACGGCACCGAGGGCCGCGAGTGCCTGCAGGACGCCCGCAATGCGTCCAGGCGGGAGCAGCGCAGCTGTGCGCGCTTGTGCACCGAGTGTGGGCTGcaggtggaagagaggagaacGGAGGCCATGAGCAGCTGTGACTGCAGCTTTAAGTGGTGCTGCACCGTCAAGTGTAGCCAGTGCAGGCGCACTGTGAACAGGTACTACTGCACACGCCCCGCGGGCAGTGTCCGGCCCCGGGGCAGGGGCAAGAGCAGTGCTTGGTAA